A single region of the Stenotrophomonas sp. Marseille-Q4652 genome encodes:
- a CDS encoding AarF/UbiB family protein, with protein MSRRSQILRLLLRYRNSGVFSGMNLDPGGVTELPPEGDAEQFVTDLEALGPTFVKLGQMLSTRPDMVPPDYIAALERMQENVAPVPLERIEEVIEKDLGAPVSRLFGSFDPVPLGCASIAQVHRATLRDGTPVAVKVQKPEVAVQLRSDLEVLRNFANAADRLTSIGRRVRLADWLNEFGKTLVAELDYCNEAENLARFGQHLAPFPELWVPQPVWDLSSHRVLTMELANGVRVDSIPDVRRTEESMEPLASALIRGYLDQIFVHGEIHADPHPGNLRVTPDKRLAIFDLGMVAHVPPRLRERLLKLLFAAVDGRGEEVAEEIIGISTRLEDYDEERYLRETGQMIARYAAHGNHSEGRVVLDLVRIATACGLRTPPELSLLGKALLNLESVCRALCPDLDTRDVVEKQLQHVMRARLKKSLSAANLASEAMELQALMREGPRKVSDILALVAENRLQVRVAGLEESRLMESLQKIANRVAAGIITASLIMASSLMMKVETGLHFLGYPAFAMVLFLLGVILGLGIIASALMFDRRTRAREERGHR; from the coding sequence ATGAGCCGCCGCAGCCAGATCCTGCGCCTGTTGCTGCGCTACCGGAACTCGGGGGTGTTTTCGGGCATGAACCTGGACCCCGGTGGCGTCACCGAACTGCCGCCGGAAGGCGATGCCGAGCAGTTCGTCACCGACCTGGAGGCGCTGGGCCCGACCTTCGTCAAGCTCGGGCAGATGCTCTCCACCCGCCCGGACATGGTGCCGCCGGACTACATCGCCGCGCTCGAGCGCATGCAGGAGAACGTCGCCCCGGTGCCGCTGGAGCGGATCGAGGAGGTGATCGAGAAGGACCTCGGCGCCCCGGTGTCGCGACTGTTCGGCAGCTTCGATCCGGTACCGCTGGGCTGCGCCTCGATCGCCCAGGTGCACCGCGCCACGCTGCGCGACGGCACCCCGGTGGCGGTCAAGGTGCAGAAGCCCGAGGTCGCGGTGCAGCTGCGTTCGGACCTGGAGGTACTGCGCAACTTCGCCAATGCCGCCGACCGGCTGACCAGCATCGGCCGCCGCGTGCGCCTGGCCGACTGGCTCAACGAGTTCGGCAAGACCCTGGTGGCCGAGCTGGACTACTGCAACGAGGCCGAGAACCTGGCCCGCTTCGGCCAGCACCTGGCGCCGTTCCCGGAGCTGTGGGTGCCGCAGCCGGTGTGGGACCTGAGCAGCCACCGCGTGCTGACCATGGAGCTGGCCAACGGCGTGCGCGTGGACTCGATCCCCGACGTGCGCCGCACCGAGGAATCGATGGAACCGCTGGCCAGCGCGCTGATCCGCGGTTACCTGGACCAGATCTTCGTGCATGGCGAGATCCATGCCGACCCGCACCCGGGCAACCTGCGTGTCACCCCGGACAAGCGCCTGGCGATCTTCGACCTGGGCATGGTCGCGCACGTGCCGCCTCGCCTGCGCGAGCGCCTGCTCAAGCTGCTGTTCGCCGCCGTCGATGGCCGCGGCGAGGAAGTGGCCGAGGAAATCATCGGCATCAGCACCCGGCTGGAGGATTACGACGAGGAGCGCTACCTGCGCGAAACCGGACAGATGATCGCCCGCTATGCCGCGCACGGGAACCACTCCGAAGGCCGCGTGGTGCTGGACCTGGTGCGCATCGCCACGGCCTGTGGCCTGCGCACGCCGCCGGAACTGAGCCTGCTGGGCAAGGCCCTGCTCAACCTCGAATCGGTGTGCCGTGCCCTGTGCCCGGACCTGGACACCCGCGACGTGGTGGAAAAGCAGCTGCAGCACGTGATGCGCGCGCGGCTGAAGAAGTCGCTGTCGGCGGCCAACCTCGCCAGCGAGGCGATGGAGCTGCAGGCGCTGATGCGCGAAGGCCCGCGCAAGGTGTCCGACATCCTGGCCCTGGTCGCCGAGAACCGCCTGCAGGTGCGCGTGGCCGGGCTGGAAGAGTCACGGCTGATGGAAAGCCTGCAGAAGATCGCCAACCGCGTCGCCGCCGGCATCATCACCGCCTCGCTGATCATGGCCTCCTCGCTGATGATGAAGGTGGAGACCGGCCTGCATTTCCTCGGCTATCCGGCCTTTGCGATGGTGCTGTTCCTGCTCGGCGTGATCCTGGGGCTGGGCATCATTGCCAGTGCGCTGATGTTCGACCGCCGCACGCGGGCTCGCGAGGAACGCGGCCACCGCTGA
- a CDS encoding phosphoglycerol transferase I, whose translation MPWMLWLCLPLLVYLLLASPRLAWLKAALLSLFLLLLSSWWLIDQLSGDGINAATLYHLRADMEGAGVGDFRSYIAMFAGLVMLSLVPLALLRVRRFRLPGNGMAIFAGFAALLVTSTLLSPLYPDARRLYQHMQPVDYAQVAPEYRVPAQPLARPKNIVWIYGESLERTYFDETVFPGLIPNLKRLAGEALDVRGLDSAEGSGWTIAGLVASMCGVPLTTAQGDENSMGRMGRFLPEAVCLGDYLKQQGYTTHYLGGANGQFAGKGQFLASHGFDAVHDLSWFKQQSIPRRHFSNWGLHDDVLLDTAYERFLELSRAGQPFMVTTLTMDTHHPAGHLPVACKRTRYRSGHGDIGLLHALKCTDRLISRLVDRIRSSEFAADTLVVVASDHLAMPNHLSHLLEEMPRENLLLFLGDGIAPRQLSAQAGTTLDTGATLLNLLDPAINAIGFGRSLLDPATGVSASAAARQGDGKDYSRYLAFSRSLWLGNDTPRMLRLEDDQVMVGVQQVQPPVLLEYDERWALKSVYLENTSQQFEKADPANTLAYVDRCTAFEDRSADGEWCALLVSQDRGIKLFRDAQLRRGIAVDAPLDSMQGPRPVVRQSRMISREARRTHPGQYVLELYAKQQPSRPFWVEAVSSKRKVVVAQQWVQPDADGRIRMPLGLDHEVDDLEIRAWLNHAEKLAVDDYALLPSDAVPDRS comes from the coding sequence ATGCCCTGGATGCTCTGGCTGTGCCTGCCGTTGCTTGTATACCTGCTGCTGGCCTCGCCGAGGCTGGCCTGGTTGAAGGCGGCCCTGCTGTCGCTGTTCCTGCTGCTGCTCAGCAGCTGGTGGCTGATCGACCAGCTCAGCGGTGATGGCATCAATGCCGCCACGCTGTACCACCTGCGCGCGGACATGGAAGGCGCCGGCGTCGGTGATTTCCGCAGTTACATCGCCATGTTCGCGGGCCTGGTCATGCTTTCGCTCGTGCCACTGGCTCTGCTGCGGGTGCGCCGGTTCCGCCTGCCCGGCAACGGCATGGCGATCTTCGCCGGCTTTGCCGCGCTGCTGGTCACCAGCACGCTGCTGAGCCCGCTGTATCCGGACGCACGCCGGCTTTACCAGCACATGCAGCCGGTGGACTACGCCCAGGTGGCGCCCGAATACCGTGTGCCGGCGCAACCGCTGGCGCGGCCGAAAAACATCGTGTGGATCTATGGCGAGAGCCTGGAACGCACCTACTTCGATGAAACCGTGTTCCCCGGGCTGATACCCAACCTGAAGCGGCTGGCCGGTGAAGCACTGGACGTACGCGGGCTGGATTCGGCCGAAGGCAGTGGCTGGACCATCGCCGGGCTGGTGGCCTCGATGTGCGGCGTGCCGCTGACCACCGCGCAGGGCGACGAGAACAGCATGGGCCGCATGGGCCGCTTCCTGCCCGAGGCGGTGTGCCTGGGTGATTACCTCAAGCAGCAGGGCTACACCACCCATTACCTCGGTGGCGCCAATGGCCAGTTCGCCGGCAAGGGCCAGTTCCTGGCCAGCCACGGCTTCGACGCGGTCCACGACCTGTCCTGGTTCAAGCAGCAGTCCATCCCCAGGCGGCATTTCTCCAACTGGGGCCTGCACGACGACGTGCTGCTGGACACCGCCTACGAGCGCTTCCTCGAGCTCTCGCGCGCCGGCCAGCCGTTCATGGTGACCACGCTGACCATGGACACCCACCATCCGGCCGGCCACCTGCCGGTGGCGTGCAAGCGCACGCGCTACCGCTCAGGACACGGCGACATCGGCCTGCTGCATGCACTCAAGTGCACCGACCGGCTGATCTCGCGACTGGTCGACCGCATCCGCAGCAGCGAGTTCGCCGCCGACACGCTGGTGGTGGTCGCCTCCGACCACCTGGCCATGCCCAACCACCTCAGCCACCTGCTGGAGGAGATGCCGCGCGAGAACCTGCTGCTGTTCCTCGGCGACGGCATCGCCCCGCGCCAGCTCAGCGCGCAGGCCGGCACCACGCTCGATACCGGCGCCACCTTGCTCAACCTTCTGGATCCGGCCATCAATGCGATAGGCTTTGGCCGCTCGCTGCTTGATCCGGCCACCGGGGTGAGTGCCAGCGCCGCGGCGCGGCAGGGCGATGGCAAGGACTATTCGCGTTACCTGGCGTTCTCGCGCTCGCTGTGGCTGGGCAATGACACCCCGCGCATGTTGCGGCTGGAGGACGACCAGGTGATGGTCGGCGTGCAGCAGGTACAGCCGCCGGTGCTGCTCGAGTACGACGAGCGCTGGGCGCTGAAGTCGGTGTACCTGGAAAACACCTCGCAGCAGTTCGAGAAGGCCGACCCGGCCAACACCCTGGCCTATGTCGACCGCTGCACCGCGTTCGAGGACCGCTCGGCCGATGGCGAGTGGTGCGCACTGCTGGTCAGCCAGGACCGCGGCATCAAGCTGTTCCGCGATGCGCAGCTGCGCCGCGGTATTGCCGTGGATGCGCCGCTGGACAGCATGCAGGGCCCGCGCCCGGTGGTGCGGCAGTCGCGCATGATCAGCCGCGAGGCGCGGCGCACCCATCCGGGCCAGTACGTGCTGGAGCTGTATGCGAAGCAGCAGCCGTCGCGGCCGTTCTGGGTCGAGGCGGTGTCGTCCAAGCGCAAGGTGGTGGTCGCACAGCAGTGGGTGCAACCCGATGCCGATGGCCGCATCCGCATGCCGCTCGGGCTTGACCACGAGGTCGACGATCTCGAGATCCGCGCCTGGCTCAACCACGCCGAGAAGCTGGCGGTGGACGACTACGCGCTGCTGCCCTCGGACGCGGTGCCCGACCGCTCCTGA
- a CDS encoding DUF3772 domain-containing protein: MLQRRPASVLSCLLLWLCLLVAAPLAAQEATPQARIVQSTTDLADVERALASADTPHTLATLSERAKDVQRTASAAASALEPEREQLDARLAQLGEVQEGSAEDAAIARQRRQINAERSEVDAAIKNANLLALKAQQLAESIERMRVNQLGAQLSRRMASPLSPTLWKQFITDQEKDRDRLFALYRQGERALAKAIKRDGPWVPLAALALAAVMVFPLRIWLRRAGRRRAMRPEAPASRLRRSGLAMWLLLVGTLMPGLAAWMLVEAMQYIDAIPPRLEQVAGRFVEATFIAACIAALSSALLMPHQGSWRLLSIDDTAAVRLRKYTWTTAALTWASMMLLSINRAARTGEVLTVTVDGVIALANMALIIAILVTLSRLRGRRALEALDAAELDAVPATRRRNTGWIVLASVIGHMAVAAALIAGLAGYLNFAMFVTQQLIWGVVVLAALALLVKFTGDLMAWLFRPEEGFGRAIHMATGLSRARVEQAGVLLAALLQLGLVVLAVGALLMPYGSSGSVIGWFETAARGVSIGGFSLTPGAVLRALLVLAIGLAVMQAVQRWLVDTYLPRTELDLGARNSISTIARYVGIILAVMATLAALDVGLEKLALVLSALSVGIGFGLQAITQNFVSGLILLAERPVKIGDWVKIGDQEGDIRRISVRSTEIQVGDKSTLIVPNSELITKTIRNMTMANPQGRLQIQFSVPLNTDVARLRDELLRAYAEHPGVLEDPAPSVFIDSIAGGQVAINSFAYVSSPRSAYSVRSDLLFVILQRLAEAGIALVAPTDIHLVRDPADAGRALEQQGTGAG, encoded by the coding sequence TTGCTGCAACGACGCCCCGCTTCCGTCCTGTCCTGCCTCCTGCTGTGGCTGTGCCTGCTCGTCGCCGCGCCGCTGGCCGCGCAGGAAGCCACGCCCCAGGCCCGCATCGTCCAGTCGACCACCGACCTGGCCGACGTGGAGCGCGCGCTGGCCAGTGCCGATACCCCGCACACCCTGGCCACGCTCAGCGAACGGGCCAAGGACGTGCAGCGCACCGCCAGTGCCGCGGCCAGTGCGCTGGAACCGGAACGCGAGCAGCTCGACGCGCGCCTGGCGCAGCTGGGCGAGGTGCAGGAGGGCAGCGCCGAGGATGCGGCCATCGCCCGTCAGCGCCGGCAGATCAACGCCGAGCGCAGCGAGGTCGATGCCGCGATCAAGAACGCCAACCTGCTGGCGCTGAAGGCGCAGCAACTGGCCGAATCCATCGAGCGGATGCGGGTCAACCAGCTTGGCGCGCAGCTGTCGCGGCGCATGGCCTCGCCGCTGTCGCCGACGCTGTGGAAGCAGTTCATCACCGACCAGGAGAAGGACCGCGACCGCCTGTTCGCGCTGTACCGGCAGGGCGAGCGCGCGCTGGCCAAGGCGATCAAGCGCGACGGCCCGTGGGTGCCGCTGGCCGCCCTGGCGCTGGCGGCGGTGATGGTGTTCCCGTTGCGCATCTGGCTGCGCCGCGCCGGCCGCCGCCGCGCGATGCGGCCCGAGGCACCGGCCAGCCGCCTGCGCCGTTCCGGGCTGGCGATGTGGCTGCTGCTGGTCGGCACGCTGATGCCGGGGCTGGCAGCATGGATGCTGGTCGAGGCGATGCAGTACATCGACGCGATCCCGCCGCGGCTGGAGCAGGTGGCCGGTCGCTTCGTCGAGGCCACCTTCATCGCCGCCTGCATCGCCGCGCTCAGCAGCGCGCTGCTGATGCCGCACCAGGGCTCGTGGCGGCTGCTGTCGATCGACGACACCGCCGCGGTCCGCCTGCGCAAGTACACCTGGACCACCGCGGCGCTGACCTGGGCCAGCATGATGCTGCTGTCGATCAACCGCGCCGCGCGCACCGGCGAGGTGCTGACGGTGACGGTGGACGGCGTGATCGCGCTGGCCAACATGGCGCTGATCATCGCCATCCTGGTCACGCTTTCGCGCCTGCGAGGGCGGCGTGCGCTCGAAGCCCTCGATGCCGCCGAGCTGGACGCCGTGCCGGCGACCCGGCGCCGCAACACCGGCTGGATCGTCCTGGCCAGCGTGATCGGCCATATGGCCGTTGCCGCGGCGCTGATCGCCGGACTGGCCGGCTACCTGAACTTCGCGATGTTCGTGACCCAGCAGCTGATCTGGGGCGTGGTGGTGCTGGCGGCCCTGGCGCTGCTGGTGAAGTTCACCGGCGACCTGATGGCCTGGCTGTTCCGGCCCGAGGAGGGTTTTGGCCGCGCGATCCACATGGCCACCGGCCTGAGCAGGGCGCGGGTGGAACAGGCCGGCGTGCTGCTGGCCGCACTGCTGCAGCTGGGGCTGGTGGTGCTGGCCGTGGGCGCGCTGCTGATGCCCTACGGCAGCTCCGGCTCGGTGATCGGCTGGTTCGAGACCGCCGCGCGCGGCGTCAGTATCGGCGGCTTCTCGCTGACCCCGGGCGCGGTGCTGCGCGCGCTGCTGGTGCTGGCCATTGGCCTGGCGGTGATGCAGGCCGTGCAGCGCTGGCTGGTCGACACCTACCTGCCGCGCACCGAGCTGGACCTGGGCGCACGCAATTCGATCAGCACCATCGCCCGCTACGTCGGCATCATCCTGGCGGTCATGGCCACGCTGGCCGCGCTGGATGTTGGCCTGGAAAAGCTGGCGCTGGTGCTCAGCGCGCTGTCGGTCGGTATCGGCTTCGGCCTGCAGGCGATCACGCAGAACTTCGTGTCCGGCCTGATCCTGCTGGCCGAGCGGCCGGTCAAGATCGGCGACTGGGTCAAGATCGGTGACCAGGAAGGCGATATCCGCCGCATCAGCGTGCGCTCCACCGAAATCCAGGTCGGCGACAAGTCGACGTTGATCGTTCCCAACTCGGAGCTGATCACCAAGACCATCCGCAACATGACCATGGCCAATCCGCAGGGCCGTCTGCAGATCCAGTTCTCGGTGCCGCTCAACACCGACGTGGCGCGGCTGCGTGACGAGCTGCTGCGTGCCTATGCCGAACACCCGGGCGTGCTGGAAGACCCGGCGCCATCGGTGTTCATTGATTCGATTGCCGGTGGCCAGGTGGCGATCAACAGCTTCGCCTACGTCTCCAGCCCGCGCAGTGCGTATTCGGTGCGCAGCGACCTGCTGTTCGTGATCCTGCAGCGCCTGGCCGAGGCCGGCATCGCGCTGGTGGCTCCGACCGACATCCACCTGGTGCGTGATCCGGCCGACGCCGGTCGTGCGCTGGAGCAGCAGGGGACCGGCGCCGGCTGA